The DNA region ccgcccccccccccccccggcgcggccccgccccggcgccgccctccCCCCGCCCCCGGCAAGGTATCTGCTATTATGAAATAAATTACTTTAGAATTATTCTTTTGATCTTGGAACTTCTCAAGAGAAATTGGCGTCACTCTTATAATATTTTTAAGTCTATGATTATGACTGACAAAGGAAATTGAAGCATGATTTACTCATCAGAATTGTAATGGTCACAGTATGTTCATCCAAACGACTACGAATTATTAAGAGGTATATATTGCAACCGGCAGGAACCCTCGGGTCAAACTAGTATGTCAAGAAATAATTCATCATTCAGAGTTGGTTACTCAAATAAAAAAGTAATGGATAGTTAAGAAAATAATAATAATGTAAGAGTTAATTTTATAGAAGTACAACTATTTGCGTTTGACTAACAAAATGCTACACCTAACTTCTAGGTTCAGTTTCACATAACTTAGCTAATTCTGCCACTAGTTCGAACCTACAACATTCTATATAGACCCATATGTCTACACATAACTTGTATGGCTGACATGTGTGAGCCCTTGCAAAATGTCGTAGGAAGAATGTGAAATTAAGGCTTTGAGTAGTTGCAGTTCCGTGAAACTTATCCGAGGAGTTGGAGTTCTTTGAGAGTTAGGTGTACATAGTTACAGTTTGTGAAAACAATTCATGAAGAATGAAGTTATCAACTACTAACCTTGTCCAAGATTTCATGCCCATCTGGGATCTCGTACCTACAATATAACAATACAAAAACAAGCATATGTAGTAATGGAATATCTGTGCCATCATGCAAAACATACCAGAAAGGCATGTTGTTTCTCAATCAGAGTGTACTTTAAGTTCCTTTTACAGCATGTATTCTTTTCAAGTTCAGTATACCTCTTATGCATGTATTCTTTGGAAGTTCTTTACTGTATGCTGTTGGTGTATGCTGTTGGTGGTGACTGGTTTGGATAGAGGACCTTCTAATGCAACTATTGTTTATCTTTACTAAAGTATGGCTGAGAAGGCAGTTTGAGACAATATAAATGTGAAGCACTTGATTGATATCTGCAAGGAGGAGATTTTAGCTGGGAATAGACCTGGAGGTTGTTTCACTAGAAATGGTTGGAAGAATATGGAGGACAAGTTTTTAGCAAGGTGTGGAGTGAAATTAGTAAAGACACAATTGAAGAATAAATTGGACAATTTGAAAAAAAGATTACACACAGTTCATGGAATTGAAGAATGCTGCGACTGGTTTTGGATGGAATGAGGCAAATCAGGGTTTCAAAGGTATTACAGCAGCTTTCTCGAAGCAGGGTGAACCAAACgactttcagctttttcacagctatcagctcacagcagcttttatACAGCAGAAagttcacagcagctttttcacagctcatAGCTAAACCAAACACAGCCGTAGTATCCTTTCGAAAATTGATATAGTTATGTCACCACAAAATTCAAGGACTTTTGCATTAAGCAATTTCATGTGAATGAACcgcttttttttaaaaaaaatttacCCTTCTTTAGCGAGTGCCGTCTGATTCTGCATTCGGCCTTTTTCTTCTGTGTGTTTCAATATTGATTTTGCTACCCATAATTCTCAACCGTGCAAGCTCTGAAGTTATTTGCGAATCAAGCGACCATGAAGTCGGAACGGGGTAGGTTTTCTCCTCGGATGCATCGTGTCGGGTCCTCACATCGTTCTATTTTGATGACGTACATTGTTTCCGTGGTGAAAATTCATGATTTGTTTTTTTCAGTGCATCTTATAAAGTACTTGACTGATCCGATGGCATCAGGACATCAGGTGTTTTACAGTTCCAGGACTAGGACAAAAGGATCCCCGTCCGTATGCACAATCCAACAGATCGGGTATCTTACCCCTTATCCCTGTAACTAAAGAAAAATTGACTAAATTTCTCTTCATGTACATCATGATTAATATGCAGGTCTGGTGCACACTTGTTTCTCTTCACAGCAAAATAGCTCTGCTAAGTGCTGTGAAGGCTGCGTTGTTGCATAGAGAACCGTGGACTTGTGCTAATTGCTAATGCATAGGAAAGGAAACCATGGACTCCTACCAAGTGCCGAGTCCCGACAGTAGCTGAACAGCACGAACCAAGGAGAAAACCAACCACCTACTGCCTGAAATCGCCGTCGTCCTCTTGTGGCCCACGCCTTTCTTGGCAGCAATGGCCTATCCAATCCAGTAGCTCGAGGGGCTCTCCCTGACGCGTGGCCGCACGGCGCTAAATGCAAATTCACAGGGAGGCACCGCAGAAGAGAAGTTATTGCGCGAGAGGGCTCGATAAGATTGAATTTACATAAAGTGAGACACATTCATATTCATAGGGATATTCATATTAGTGATCATGTATATACGGATTAAAAATAAGAGGAAGCATGCTTATTCTTGATGGTTTCTAAGGTAAGAGAATGGTATCGCCATCACTCCTATCATGAGCTAGTAAGGCTTATTCTTGAAGCTTAAGTCGACATTAATTGTGTACCGACATAAAAATCACATTGGTGTATGCATCAATTGAATATCAAAAACCTGTATATAATGAATAATTATATCTTAACAGTAGTTTTATCTAAAGTTATTATAGTACCACAGTTGCAGGAATTACCCTAACCAATTAGTAGATACTCCGTACAGAATTAAAATAGCCTGAACACTGAACTGTGCTCCAAAGGTTCAACACTTTTGCAGTTACATAGTTTTAAGAGGACATGGATGTAATATCGCCGGCAAGCATTTCCTTGTGAACTTCCAATAGAATTGGCGACTCTGCCGGACCTAAATGGCAGCCAGGTCATTATAAAACTCAAACGATGAGCTCGTTGCCTCGTCGTCTCTGCTCGGGGAATTAGTATTagttgcagcagcagcagctaccaAAGAAGCAATCGCTGATCACCCTTCAAAACTCGAAGTTCTATCTTCCTCCAGGAGGGGACAATCTCCCAAGGCTTCAGAAGCTGCATTCATGGAGTCGTCGCCGgagggggcgcggcggcagaACCTGCTGGTGCGCGCGACGGAGCCGGAGGtacttcatccatttctgtatGGAGATCTTGTTCTTTTTCCTGATTGTTTCTTCCACCACGATTCAAGAACCCGTATTCCGTAGGGTTTCTTTTCTAGTACTCTTTAGTTTCTTCTTTTAGTTAAATTCAGCTTGAGTGCAAATGCTTAAATTGGCCAGAATCGCGAGAGTGAGGAGGAGGAAATGATACTCCGATTGCTCAGTTCCTGGGATTCTTGGCATCGTGTAGACCTTTGAATTGATTGGCATGTGCTTTTTTATTTGGTGGGTTGCAAAATTGAATAGTCATCTTAAAGGAAAATACAAGCCTACAAGGGAAACGGGGAAAGGTTCAGACTTCAGCTGTAGAATCCGGAATTCCTTGTGCACGCTGGATAACAAATGGAAAAAACAGGATACGTCTTGGAATCATGGATTGGATGTATTAGATTGCAACACGCCACTGTTTTAAGGACTATAGATCCATTGACTTGTGAAAGTTACTTGTGGAGGTGAAACAAATCAATTTTCCAGAAACTTAATTTACTTATAAGTACAAGATATGCTGATGTTGCTTTGCTTGAGAGCTCTGATGTTTAAGTTTACTGGTATTGAATTTCTTTTTCTACAAAACCTTGATTGAAACAGTTGGAGTGGAATGGGTTATACATGTTTGACTGAAACGTGAATGATTTAGACCCGTTTATCGATTCTTGTCACTGTCAGTTTGGTTATTCAACTTCAAAATCTACCCTCTGCAGAAGAAAATCTTTGCTTTGCAATCAAAATATTGGTCAGCATGCTATTTCTGATTATTAACTAAAATTGAAATAATTGTTATCATATAGCCATTAATCAACTGTGGATAGTTCCCTACTAGTTTATGCTCTTGCAAAATATATATTTGTCAACTATAGCTGCAGCAAAATTTCAGAAACAGTAAAAGAGGATATCTGTAGTGAACAactgttcaaacttaaagtgaCAATTCACATTGAGAGGCAGTTACCAACCTAATTATGGACCaatttttttttttatttctgtTGGAACACCAACAATAAAGGTTCCTTGACCATTTTTAGGGAAAAAAACTTACTTGGTGAAGTGAGGTTAGACGAGTAAAGAGGGATCTGAAATTTAGATAGTTCATGGAATCGAAGTTAGCATCATTGTTTTTTTAAAAGAGTTAGCATCATTGTTACAATACATCTCCacgaggtagctctttatatATTTTAACTTTATATACTTATGTTAAAATatataaagagctacctcgtGGAGATGTGATATGTTTCACCTTGTGGATATAATAAATGCTTTCAACTCAATCAAGTTGGAAGTTCTAACTTCTAAGTTATCTGTGTGTTCAGAATGCACATGCATTCTGGAGTAATGATGATATCCTGAGATAATTCTTGGAGGAAATCTTTCCATTTGATATAAAGGGAAATTTCTCCTCGTTTTGCCTGGAGTAGTTCTCCTAACATTAGCAACAGTGGTGGAATTATCTACCGATGAACAACTAATGAAGCACATGATGAGTTAGATTTTTGGGTTGAGAAGTAACTATATAAGAACAGTGTAGAGTCATGGACACCTAGCAAGGACACTGAGGACAGCATCTTCTGTTGATCCTGAGAACTGTCATGCTCGACACATTCTCTGCTCAACATATTGTAAAACTGCTCGAGGGTTGGTCATAGTTGACAGGTATGGTAGACTGTGATCAACTATAGAATGCTAATTCCTACAAAATTTATCTGCtagtttttttcttttgtttctttCAGTAGTCTGTGTTCTATGTTCCCTTTGCTTTATGATTTTGATGATGCTGTAGGAAGCACCCATCTGTCAAACAGTTTACAAATAAATTTAAACAACTTTATTTTGTGCACAGGATCTTGCTGAGTACACAGGTGATGGGTCAGTTGACTTTAGAGGTTCTCCTATTTTAAAACATAACACTGGGAACTGGAGAGCGTGTTCATTGATTCTTGGTAAGAATTcagtcagagatttccactgAGAAATAGCATGAACATATTATTTTTTCTTGAAATGAAAACCAGTTGAGCGATCATTATCAATGTAAACTTATTTGTGGAATCATGTCCAACTGACTTCTTTGTTTCTAATATGCAACTGGTTTAAGAGGAAACCTTTGTTCAGCAATAAGCATTTTTGAGCTTAGTAGTGTTTGTAAATCTAATTGTCTCTAATGTGCTAAACTTGAGAAACATAAGTTTTTTCATACCTAGATCTAATATCATGTCCAATTGGAAATTGACTTTCTGTTATATGATAGGAACTGAAGTATGTGAACGTTTGGCCTACTATGGCATCTCAAAAAGTTTGGTCACTTACCTTTCAACAAGACTGCATGAAGGAAATGTCTCTGCAGCAAGGAACTTCACAACCTGGCAAGGAACTTGTTATCTCACACCACTTATTGGAGCAACCTTAGCAGATTCATACTGGGGAAAGTACAGAACTATTGCTGTTTTCTCCACTATTTACTTTCTTGTAAGTTACAAATGTACATTTATCACAAGAAACTCGTTATTGTGCCTTAGTGTCATGTCCATGTATTAGGCACCCTAAAATTAAATCATGGTTGAGAATTTAAAAAAGATTGGATAGATTTGCACATAAATCTTGTTGAATTATGGCATATAAGTAATATTATTATTTTACACGTATTTACTGGCATGGTAGTTCATTGAAAACATATTCATGATGCATCAAGGGACCTACTTATCTTGCCCTATCTGTAAAATGTGAGTCTTTTCTCTTGCTTAAGCACTTACTCCTGCAGATAGTCCATGCTAACAACTTCTTCATGTGCATTTAATGAAGGGGATGACAGCATTGACACTTTCAGCATCAGTTCCTTCTTTCATGCCCCCTCAATGTGTTGGATCTATTTGTCCACAACCGACCTTACCTCAGTATCTTGTATACTTTGTTGGACTATACATGATTGCTTTGGGAGCTGGAGGTATTAAGCCATGTGTCTCATCCTTTGGTGCTGACCAATTTGATGATACTGATCCAGTTGAGAAAACAAAGAAAGGCGCTTTCTTCAATTGGTTTTATTTCTGCATAAATATTGGCTCTTTGATCTCTGGCACTGTTCTTATTTGGGTACAAGAGAATTATGGATATGGCATTGGATTTGGGATCCCTACTTCTTTCATTGCTTTAGCTATTGGAAGCTTTTTTATAGGCTCAGAGATATATAGATTTCAGATACCAGGAGGAAGCCCACTTACAAGAGCGTACCAGGTAATTGTGGCAGCAACTCGCAAGCGAAAAGTGGATTCGCCTGTTGATAGCTCTCTTCTCTATGAGCTCGATGGTAAGAGTTCAGCAATCGAGGGGAGTCGTAAGCTGGAGCATAGTAGTGAATTCAGGTACTTTTCTTGGTTATCACTGACAATCATTTACTCTGCTTTGTAAGATCTATTCCTTTTACTCAACTAAGGGAAAAAACATTTAGAAGTTGTGGTTTAGATACATATTTGGAAATAAAAACACGTATTTGTTAAGTTAGAAAAGATAAAAGTTTACTAAAATATAACATATACAGATTCCATTTATTACACTTTTGTCCTGACAATGCATGCTTTTAAGCTTGTGTCTTGGAACATCCTGGACACAGCAGCCTTTTTCAGAACCACGGAAGGTAAGCATACACAGGATTTGTACATATGGAAAACTTGCATACTGTCTCAATTGACACGTTCTCTCCCCTCAACAGTTTCCTCGACAAAGCTGCCGTCATTCTGTGGAATGAACGTGATGGTTCTCATGATCCATGGAGACTTTGCACAGTCACACAAATTGAAGAGCTTAAAATATTGCTGAGGATGTTTCCAATCTGGGCAACAGGCATTGTGTTCTTCACAGTGTGTGCTCAAAACTCATCAATGTTCATAGAACAGGGGATGACCCTCAATAACCGAATTGGTTCTTTCAAGATTCCACCAGCCACTCTGTCATCCTTAGATGTTATCAGTGTTGTTGTTTGGGTTCCAATTTATGAGAGATTAGTTGTGCCCATAGCCAGGCGATTCACTGGAAAAGAGAGAGGTTTCTCAGAGCTTCAACGAATGGGAATCGGTTTATTTGTGTCTACAATTGCAGTGGCAGTTGCAGCATTAGTTGAGATCAAGCGTCTGCAGGTCGCAAGGTCAGAGGATCTGGTCCATCAGAAGGTACCTGTTCCTATGAGCATCCTTTGGCAGGCACCTCAGTACTTGCTGGTCGGTGTGGGGGAGGTGTTCACATCAATTGGTCAAGCTGAGTTTTTCTACAATCAGTCACCAGATGCCATGAGAAGCCTATGCTCAGCTTTTGCTCTTGTTACCGTGTCACTCGGGAGTTATCTCAGCTCGTTCATCTTGACCCTGGTGTCATATTTCACGACTCGAAATGGGCAATTGGGGTGGATTCCTGATAACTTAAATGAAGGCCATCTTGACCGTTTTTTCTGGCTGATAACTGGCCTCAGCTCTCTTAATCTCCTGGTTTTCCTATATTATGCACAACAATACAAGTGCAAGAGAGCTGCTGTTGCTTAAAAGTTCTGGTATTCCTTTTCCTCTTTGCTATTTATTTGTACAGCAAATCTGTATGTTCAATTTGTTTATGCTGAAAAATGGCTATGTGTGCAAAATCAGTCGTGTATTGTACAGTATTTCATCATCTTGGTACTGATACAGCATTACTTGGATAAAGTAAAtatatcccttttcccccaATTTCAGTAGCCAATTCGTCCGGCTGTTCATGTGAAGGCATG from Panicum hallii strain FIL2 chromosome 9, PHallii_v3.1, whole genome shotgun sequence includes:
- the LOC112878184 gene encoding protein NRT1/ PTR FAMILY 8.3-like, translating into MESSPEGARRQNLLVRATEPEDLAEYTGDGSVDFRGSPILKHNTGNWRACSLILGTEVCERLAYYGISKSLVTYLSTRLHEGNVSAARNFTTWQGTCYLTPLIGATLADSYWGKYRTIAVFSTIYFLGMTALTLSASVPSFMPPQCVGSICPQPTLPQYLVYFVGLYMIALGAGGIKPCVSSFGADQFDDTDPVEKTKKGAFFNWFYFCINIGSLISGTVLIWVQENYGYGIGFGIPTSFIALAIGSFFIGSEIYRFQIPGGSPLTRAYQVIVAATRKRKVDSPVDSSLLYELDGKSSAIEGSRKLEHSSEFSFLDKAAVILWNERDGSHDPWRLCTVTQIEELKILLRMFPIWATGIVFFTVCAQNSSMFIEQGMTLNNRIGSFKIPPATLSSLDVISVVVWVPIYERLVVPIARRFTGKERGFSELQRMGIGLFVSTIAVAVAALVEIKRLQVARSEDLVHQKVPVPMSILWQAPQYLLVGVGEVFTSIGQAEFFYNQSPDAMRSLCSAFALVTVSLGSYLSSFILTLVSYFTTRNGQLGWIPDNLNEGHLDRFFWLITGLSSLNLLVFLYYAQQYKCKRAAVA